A single window of Flavobacteriales bacterium DNA harbors:
- a CDS encoding sensor histidine kinase: protein MKNLTPHQISIRASLVIAVAYTLLSWVSLSNPTKLVIVFHFGLVFVISFLVMRYTIGHFIYRKIKLIYKTIQKEKSKKLEKKEETSSIIHEDLMARVNMDVQAWADSQRQEIDRLVADEQYRKEFLGNVSHELKTPIFNIQGYILTLLEGGLEDESINRDYLQRADKSVDRLIHIVEDLETISQLEAGHLELDMDKFDVVALTRDILKSQELVARDSSITLGFKDHDEKPREAMADKERIRQVITNLIVNSIRYGKKGGQTEVRFYDMDENWLVEISDDGIGIPKKHLPRIFERFFRVDKSRSRERGGTGLGLSIVKHIIEAHGQTINVRSTEGVGSTFSFTLEKAKERPSNQRFRKTSTSPS, encoded by the coding sequence ATGAAGAACTTAACGCCACATCAGATATCTATCAGGGCATCCCTCGTGATTGCCGTGGCGTATACCCTTTTGTCCTGGGTAAGCCTGTCCAACCCAACCAAACTGGTCATTGTTTTTCATTTCGGATTGGTGTTTGTGATATCCTTTTTGGTGATGCGCTATACCATCGGTCATTTCATCTACAGGAAGATCAAGCTCATTTACAAAACCATCCAAAAGGAAAAATCCAAAAAGCTTGAAAAGAAAGAGGAGACCTCATCCATTATTCATGAGGATCTCATGGCCCGGGTTAATATGGATGTGCAGGCCTGGGCAGACAGCCAGCGGCAGGAGATCGACCGGCTGGTGGCGGATGAACAATACCGGAAGGAATTTCTGGGAAATGTGTCGCACGAACTGAAGACGCCGATCTTCAACATCCAGGGGTATATCCTGACATTGCTGGAAGGTGGACTGGAAGATGAATCGATCAACCGGGACTACCTCCAAAGAGCCGACAAAAGCGTGGATCGGCTGATCCATATTGTAGAAGATCTTGAAACAATCAGCCAGCTGGAGGCCGGTCATCTGGAACTGGACATGGACAAGTTTGATGTGGTTGCGCTTACAAGAGACATCCTGAAGTCGCAGGAACTGGTGGCAAGGGACTCCAGCATTACACTTGGATTCAAGGATCACGATGAAAAGCCCCGGGAAGCGATGGCAGATAAAGAGCGGATTCGTCAGGTCATCACCAACCTGATCGTAAACAGTATCCGTTACGGGAAGAAGGGAGGCCAGACCGAAGTACGGTTTTATGATATGGACGAGAACTGGCTGGTGGAAATTTCCGATGACGGCATCGGCATCCCCAAGAAACACCTGCCCCGTATCTTCGAACGCTTTTTCAGGGTTGACAAGAGCCGATCCCGCGAACGCGGCGGTACAGGACTAGGCCTTTCCATTGTCAAGCACATCATTGAAGCGCACGGACAAACCATCAATGTGAGGAGTACGGAAGGAGTGGGATCCACATTCTCCTTCACCCTTGAAAAAGCAAAGGAGCGCCCGTCTAATCAGCGTTTCCGAAAAACAAGCACTTCGCCTTCCTGA
- a CDS encoding glycosyltransferase translates to MKGNQRILVAPLDWGLGHATRCIPVIRKLIEAGREVFIGGASSSLSLLQEVFPQLHGLELPSYDVRYPENGNFMAAAMLKQSPRLWRTIREEHRVLNDYVDMHRLDAVISDNRYGLWSQRIPSVFISHQLHVQAPAFEGLIYQMQQHWIRRFTYCWVPDAAGEENLSGRLSHGQPLPSHVRYVGLLSRFTLPETTPTADPNKCLVILSGPEPQRSQLEEELVSRLPDLNMKVTIIRGRTGTAPASSESITWFDHLADEPFRDQIMGAGVIICRSGYSTLMDLRILGRTAILIPTPGQTEQEYLAEYAAGSGSGIEVHQSDLGLGNALVAYRKLKPLKPMRPEGLQKAIEELIRHKGL, encoded by the coding sequence ATGAAAGGGAATCAAAGAATATTGGTGGCTCCGCTGGATTGGGGTCTGGGTCACGCCACGCGATGCATTCCTGTGATCCGTAAATTGATTGAAGCCGGCCGTGAGGTATTCATCGGCGGAGCTTCTTCCTCCCTTTCATTGCTTCAGGAAGTTTTTCCACAGCTGCATGGATTGGAACTTCCCTCATATGACGTTCGCTATCCGGAGAATGGAAATTTCATGGCAGCTGCCATGCTGAAGCAATCTCCCCGTTTATGGCGGACCATTCGTGAAGAACATCGCGTGTTAAATGATTACGTGGATATGCACCGCCTGGATGCCGTGATATCTGATAATCGTTACGGATTATGGTCTCAACGCATACCTTCGGTATTTATCAGTCACCAGTTACATGTGCAGGCGCCGGCTTTCGAAGGACTGATCTATCAGATGCAGCAGCATTGGATTCGCAGGTTTACCTATTGCTGGGTGCCGGACGCGGCCGGTGAAGAAAACCTGTCGGGGCGCTTGTCCCACGGCCAGCCGCTGCCGTCACATGTGCGATATGTTGGTTTGCTATCGCGTTTTACCCTTCCTGAGACCACACCGACCGCTGACCCCAACAAATGTCTGGTCATTCTTTCAGGGCCCGAACCGCAGCGAAGTCAGTTGGAGGAGGAACTGGTCTCCCGTCTGCCTGACCTCAATATGAAAGTGACCATCATCAGGGGTAGAACAGGGACCGCTCCCGCTTCATCCGAATCTATCACTTGGTTTGACCACCTTGCTGATGAGCCATTTAGAGATCAGATCATGGGGGCGGGTGTGATCATCTGCCGTTCGGGATATTCAACCCTTATGGACCTCAGAATATTGGGTCGGACAGCCATTCTCATTCCGACTCCCGGACAAACAGAGCAGGAATACCTGGCAGAATATGCGGCAGGTTCCGGTTCCGGGATAGAAGTACATCAATCCGACCTGGGTCTGGGGAATGCGCTGGTTGCCTATCGCAAGCTAAAGCCGCTTAAGCCCATGCGGCCCGAAGGATTGCAAAAGGCGATAGAAGAGTTGATCCGGCACAAAGGTTTATAA
- the trmB gene encoding tRNA (guanosine(46)-N7)-methyltransferase TrmB, producing the protein MGKDKLRRYRENESLPNVIQPGRPVPEEVFKWKGKWAKEYFGNMGKLILELGCGKGDYTLGLARRNQKDNFIGVDIKGARIWRGARTALDDGLQHVAFIRSPIEWLPHFFAQEEVDDIWITFPDPQLKRKRTKKRLTSPGFLDHYRRFLSGEGLVRLKTDSAELFEFTNEVLDQEGITAEIKSDDVYAQADLLPPEVSAITTFYESRFLAEGKPIHYVAFNPHKRS; encoded by the coding sequence ATGGGAAAGGATAAGTTAAGGCGCTATCGCGAGAATGAGTCGTTGCCAAATGTCATTCAACCCGGAAGACCGGTGCCGGAAGAAGTTTTCAAATGGAAGGGAAAATGGGCGAAGGAATATTTCGGCAACATGGGAAAGCTTATCCTCGAATTAGGTTGTGGCAAGGGAGATTATACCCTCGGACTCGCCCGAAGAAATCAGAAAGATAATTTCATAGGAGTTGATATCAAGGGTGCGCGGATATGGAGGGGTGCACGAACCGCCCTGGATGACGGACTTCAACACGTGGCTTTTATAAGAAGCCCGATCGAATGGCTGCCCCATTTCTTCGCGCAGGAAGAAGTGGATGATATATGGATCACCTTTCCCGATCCTCAACTCAAGCGCAAGCGTACCAAAAAACGTTTGACCAGTCCGGGCTTTCTGGACCACTATCGCCGCTTCCTTTCCGGTGAAGGATTGGTGCGTTTGAAAACAGACAGTGCGGAGCTTTTTGAGTTTACGAATGAGGTCCTCGACCAGGAAGGCATAACAGCCGAAATTAAGAGCGATGATGTCTATGCGCAAGCCGACCTTCTTCCTCCCGAGGTTTCGGCCATCACCACATTTTATGAAAGCAGGTTCCTCGCTGAAGGTAAGCCTATCCACTATGTGGCCTTCAATCCGCATAAAAGGTCATAA
- a CDS encoding helix-turn-helix transcriptional regulator yields the protein MIKKHLRESGMSKTELARRINTTSQNVYGIFKRKSIDTGLLQKLSDALGVDFFQYYTQGSLASEPPNTYLKQNEAALLKQQVKFCEEKIALMERENEYLREINDLLKEKISGGTKKPKS from the coding sequence ATGATTAAAAAACATCTCCGGGAGTCCGGTATGAGCAAGACAGAACTTGCCCGCCGGATCAATACAACCTCCCAGAATGTATATGGGATTTTCAAGAGGAAAAGCATTGACACAGGCCTTCTTCAAAAACTATCGGATGCCCTGGGTGTTGACTTTTTTCAATACTACACACAAGGCAGCCTGGCTTCCGAACCACCCAACACTTATCTGAAACAAAATGAGGCTGCACTATTGAAGCAGCAGGTGAAATTCTGCGAAGAAAAGATCGCCCTCATGGAAAGAGAAAATGAATACCTTAGGGAGATCAATGATTTACTGAAGGAGAAAATATCGGGTGGAACAAAAAAACCAAAATCATAA
- a CDS encoding MGMT family protein, producing MEQKNQNHKLSHSPSEPHQEDFFDRVYEVVRLVPYGKVTSYGAIAKYLGSGRSARMVGWAMNQAHTHHSSVPAHRVVNRAGLLTGKHHFSGPTLMQQLLENEGVRVVNDQVVDFDKHFWDPMKELPFDRF from the coding sequence GTGGAACAAAAAAACCAAAATCATAAGCTTTCACATTCACCGTCCGAACCGCATCAGGAAGATTTTTTCGATCGCGTTTACGAGGTAGTAAGACTGGTTCCTTATGGAAAGGTCACGTCGTATGGCGCCATTGCCAAATATCTCGGTTCAGGAAGATCGGCCCGTATGGTAGGTTGGGCCATGAATCAGGCACACACACACCATTCATCGGTACCTGCGCACAGGGTGGTAAACCGGGCAGGCTTGCTTACGGGGAAACACCATTTCAGCGGACCAACATTGATGCAGCAATTACTCGAGAACGAGGGTGTGCGTGTGGTCAATGACCAGGTGGTTGATTTCGATAAACACTTCTGGGATCCTATGAAAGAATTGCCGTTTGACCGGTTCTGA
- a CDS encoding Mrp/NBP35 family ATP-binding protein: MPITKEAVLEALGHVDDPDLKKDLVTLGMIRDLEIEGLNVRFSVVLTTPACPMKEMIQRACENAIIHYVNADARVDINMTSEVTSGQSNNKPALKGIKNIVAISSGKGGVGKSTVAANLAVALAKHGAKVGLIDADVYGPSVPLMFDVGFERPGMAEEDGKKKMAPVENYGVKLMSIGFFAEASQAVAWRGPMATKALNQMITDVAWGELDYLLVDLPPGTGDIHLTLVQTLPLTGAVVVTTPQSLAIADARKGMAMFRMEQINVPVLGLIENMSWFTPAELPENKYYIFGNGGSQRLLDEFNIPLLGQIPLIQSIAEASEAGRPIALQDDTETARAFTELAGKLAQTLAIRNASLAPSETVKVTQF, from the coding sequence ATGCCGATTACAAAAGAGGCCGTACTTGAAGCATTAGGACATGTTGATGATCCGGATCTGAAAAAAGACCTGGTAACCCTGGGCATGATCCGGGACCTTGAGATCGAAGGATTGAATGTCCGCTTTTCCGTGGTACTTACCACCCCGGCCTGCCCAATGAAAGAGATGATCCAACGGGCCTGTGAGAATGCCATCATCCATTATGTAAATGCCGATGCCAGGGTTGATATAAATATGACCTCGGAAGTGACTTCCGGTCAAAGCAACAACAAGCCCGCCCTGAAAGGCATTAAAAATATCGTGGCCATATCTTCCGGTAAAGGAGGTGTGGGGAAGTCTACTGTTGCCGCCAATCTTGCGGTTGCACTGGCCAAACACGGAGCAAAAGTGGGTCTGATCGATGCTGATGTTTATGGTCCATCTGTCCCCCTGATGTTTGATGTAGGCTTTGAACGTCCCGGCATGGCAGAGGAAGACGGAAAGAAGAAAATGGCACCCGTGGAAAATTACGGTGTCAAACTGATGTCCATCGGTTTTTTTGCGGAAGCCTCACAAGCGGTGGCCTGGCGCGGCCCGATGGCCACAAAAGCATTAAATCAGATGATCACCGATGTGGCATGGGGTGAGCTGGATTATCTCCTGGTTGACCTGCCTCCTGGCACCGGCGACATCCACCTGACACTCGTGCAAACCCTTCCACTGACCGGTGCAGTGGTAGTTACCACACCACAAAGTCTGGCCATAGCAGACGCCAGAAAAGGAATGGCGATGTTCCGCATGGAGCAGATCAATGTTCCGGTCCTGGGTTTGATTGAGAACATGTCATGGTTCACCCCGGCCGAACTGCCGGAAAACAAATATTATATCTTCGGTAACGGAGGAAGTCAACGGCTTTTGGATGAGTTTAATATCCCACTGCTCGGCCAGATTCCCCTTATCCAATCCATTGCCGAAGCCTCAGAAGCAGGAAGGCCCATTGCACTGCAGGATGATACTGAAACCGCCCGGGCATTTACCGAACTGGCCGGGAAACTGGCCCAGACATTGGCGATAAGGAATGCTTCCCTGGCTCCGTCAGAAACCGTTAAAGTCACCCAATTCTGA
- a CDS encoding NifU family protein, producing MPARIDTTLFDRIKKELEQIRPFLQADGGDVTLEEITPDLVVKVRLWGACCSCSMSPMTMQAGIEEAVKKAFPEIREVIAINEGQSK from the coding sequence ATGCCGGCACGCATCGACACCACTTTATTTGACCGGATAAAGAAAGAGCTGGAACAGATACGCCCTTTTCTTCAGGCTGATGGTGGTGATGTGACGCTGGAAGAAATAACCCCTGACCTGGTTGTGAAAGTCAGACTTTGGGGAGCCTGCTGCTCGTGCTCCATGAGCCCAATGACCATGCAGGCCGGTATAGAGGAAGCTGTGAAAAAGGCCTTTCCCGAAATCCGGGAGGTCATTGCCATCAACGAAGGACAATCCAAATGA
- a CDS encoding SDR family oxidoreductase — protein sequence MTTPLDLSQIMLRENALHDKIVVITGGGTGLGKSMATGFLHLGARVVITSRRQEVLDAAKQELEASWPGKILACACDVRDASQVEALLQFTLDHAGIPDILVNNAAGNFISPTEKLSHRAFDTVVDIVLKGSYNTSLTFGKHWIGKKHPAMILNIVTTYAWTGSGYVTPSACAKAGVLSLTRSLAVEWGPKGIRCNAIAPGPFPTKGAWDRLFPGNLAKKLSPELRVPLGRTGEHIELVNLATYLASPYAAYINGEVVTIDGGEWLKGAGQFNIMGELKDEDWEKLNELRMKK from the coding sequence ATGACTACACCATTGGATCTCTCACAGATCATGTTACGCGAGAACGCGCTTCACGATAAGATCGTGGTGATCACCGGCGGAGGCACAGGCCTCGGAAAATCCATGGCCACCGGATTTCTGCACCTGGGCGCAAGGGTGGTCATCACCAGCCGCAGGCAGGAAGTGCTGGATGCTGCCAAACAGGAACTTGAAGCATCCTGGCCAGGAAAAATACTAGCCTGTGCCTGTGACGTGAGAGATGCTTCCCAGGTAGAAGCATTGCTTCAGTTTACATTGGATCATGCAGGCATACCGGACATTCTCGTTAACAATGCCGCCGGGAATTTTATTAGTCCCACGGAAAAATTATCACACCGTGCCTTTGATACCGTGGTTGATATCGTTTTAAAAGGCAGCTATAATACTTCCCTTACTTTCGGGAAACACTGGATCGGCAAAAAACATCCGGCCATGATCCTGAATATTGTGACCACATACGCGTGGACTGGCTCCGGCTACGTAACACCTTCTGCTTGCGCAAAAGCAGGTGTATTATCCCTAACCCGTTCTCTGGCCGTTGAATGGGGACCCAAAGGAATTCGCTGCAATGCCATTGCACCAGGTCCATTCCCCACCAAAGGAGCCTGGGACCGGCTCTTCCCCGGAAATCTGGCAAAAAAACTAAGTCCGGAATTGCGTGTTCCCCTTGGTAGAACCGGTGAACATATAGAGCTGGTAAATCTTGCGACCTACCTCGCATCACCATATGCGGCATACATTAATGGCGAAGTGGTAACGATCGATGGGGGTGAGTGGCTGAAAGGCGCCGGCCAGTTCAACATCATGGGTGAACTGAAAGATGAGGACTGGGAAAAGCTTAATGAATTAAGAATGAAGAAATGA
- a CDS encoding TIGR01777 family oxidoreductase — translation MANEIPISPGNNRKVIIAGGSGQIGRHLAIHLNSEGYQPVCLSRHAPAPSLPYASWHHWDPMNGKIDEHALIDAHAIINLAGESVAGGRWTAEKKRRIIDSRVSSHLTLLNEVQSKGQTLPVYIGASATGYYGSDTSDHIFSEEDPPGEDFLADCCKQWETAALDRVSVVNRMVLLRTGIVLADDGGALAKMAGPVRWGIGSRLGTGEQFLPWIHIRDICRMYQKAIENTSMQGIWNAVAPNPVTQIELTRTLASVLHRPLFLPPVPAWLLKLVLGEMAEIITNGSRVSAEKWKSVNFSFRFPTLRPALEDLI, via the coding sequence ATGGCTAATGAAATTCCGATATCGCCGGGTAACAACAGGAAGGTGATCATTGCCGGAGGAAGTGGTCAGATAGGCCGTCACCTTGCCATTCACCTCAACAGTGAGGGCTACCAGCCGGTATGTCTGAGTCGTCATGCTCCCGCCCCTTCCCTACCGTATGCTTCATGGCATCATTGGGATCCCATGAACGGAAAAATTGATGAGCATGCATTGATCGACGCCCATGCCATCATCAACCTGGCCGGGGAATCTGTCGCCGGGGGACGATGGACAGCAGAAAAGAAAAGACGCATCATAGATAGCCGGGTTTCTTCTCATCTAACATTACTAAATGAGGTGCAGAGCAAAGGACAAACATTACCGGTTTATATCGGAGCGTCCGCTACGGGTTATTACGGATCAGACACGTCAGACCATATTTTCTCCGAAGAGGATCCGCCCGGAGAGGATTTTCTGGCAGACTGCTGCAAACAGTGGGAAACTGCTGCACTGGATCGGGTTTCGGTTGTGAATCGAATGGTATTGCTCAGAACCGGCATCGTACTCGCTGATGATGGCGGCGCACTGGCTAAAATGGCCGGACCGGTTCGCTGGGGTATAGGAAGCCGGCTTGGTACCGGTGAGCAATTTCTTCCATGGATTCATATCCGGGATATTTGCCGCATGTATCAGAAAGCCATTGAAAATACTTCCATGCAGGGAATCTGGAATGCGGTCGCACCCAACCCTGTCACGCAAATAGAACTGACCCGGACACTTGCATCTGTTTTGCACCGGCCGCTTTTCCTTCCACCGGTACCTGCATGGCTCCTGAAATTAGTACTGGGAGAAATGGCGGAAATAATAACCAATGGCAGCCGGGTCAGTGCGGAAAAGTGGAAGTCTGTCAACTTCTCGTTCCGGTTCCCAACCCTGAGACCCGCTCTTGAGGATTTAATATGA
- a CDS encoding M4 family metallopeptidase, whose amino-acid sequence MKKSIARGMVLPLCVVVGSLSSYGQEIEGQAASALIQDATKIRMDRARSEKPLYVKFDETSQRHAQKQPLELILQAVQASPSDDYKLVKTEADAIGYQHQKFQQQYKGIPVQGGEFRAHMIDGAVRSINGQHQAVGQVNVIPDISEQTGLASAVQFTGGQKFIWDAPEEIENLRKVFEDPTLDFGPKAELWIVARNLDPSTGDFHLAYKYDIWSLVPDGRWDVYVDAHTGEVIARNDRIHTADVQGTAKTRYDNTQTITTDSYNGSYRLREVGRGNGIQTMDANTGTSTGSAVDFTDSDNNWTTTTNMDDAGTNAHFAAEKMYDYLKEKHNRNSIDGNGFKLVGYVHWDNGWVNASWNGQYMRYGDGNGAPLTTIDIGCHEVAHGLTSESADLVYQGESGALNESFSDIFGTAVEWYATPSKGDYLMAEDIGAFRNMQNPNAYNHPDTYQGTNWASTSGGDNGGVHTNSGVQNFWYYLLSEGKSGTNDNGNAYSVSGIGRDKAEKIAFRNLTVYLGTNSDYSDARYYALEAAKDLYGDCSTEYIATANAWYAVGVGSKPNCAVPPTPDFVADVTSSCDGTVQFTDNSTSAPTSWSWDFGDGQSSTQQNPTHTYTTSGTFTVKLTAGNSYGQNTATKTSYINISLLGNPTVQDGQRCGAGVVNLSASGSGNTWNWYDAATGGNLVNTGTSYSPNVSTTTSYWVEAKDVKAAQKGGPADEASVGTGGYFTANDLRGLFFDVTSSVYIRTVKVFANTAGNRVIDVLQGSDTGSVVHTKTVNIPAGESRVTLDFLMNPGTNYFIKVTGATVDLYRNDAGGTYPYNVGGVISVTGTNAGSAGYYYFFYDWEIQEKECTSGRTEVVATVTPNNVNPVINVDASNNLIVSGVTGSPTYQWYLNGNPIPGATGSSYTPIENGTYTVEVTDAGGCVGMSDPMDVINVGVANAGQNMSVALYPNPAGDQVSLALTATGTVNMEIVNLIGERVMARRLSEGRHDLNLQQLPDGVYMVRISTTDKGQKIIRLIKGN is encoded by the coding sequence ATGAAAAAGAGCATTGCGCGGGGTATGGTTTTACCCCTATGCGTAGTCGTGGGTTCGCTGTCCTCCTATGGACAGGAGATTGAAGGACAAGCTGCTTCTGCACTTATCCAGGATGCTACAAAGATTCGTATGGACAGAGCACGCTCTGAAAAACCCCTGTACGTTAAATTTGACGAGACTTCCCAAAGGCATGCACAGAAGCAACCTCTGGAACTCATCCTGCAGGCTGTGCAGGCAAGTCCGTCCGATGATTACAAGCTAGTCAAAACAGAAGCAGATGCCATCGGCTATCAGCACCAGAAATTCCAACAACAATACAAAGGCATACCTGTGCAAGGCGGAGAATTCCGGGCACATATGATCGATGGTGCCGTACGAAGCATCAACGGGCAACACCAGGCCGTTGGTCAGGTGAATGTCATTCCTGACATCAGTGAACAAACCGGGCTAGCTTCAGCTGTACAGTTCACCGGTGGACAAAAGTTCATTTGGGATGCACCCGAAGAAATAGAGAATCTGCGAAAGGTTTTTGAAGACCCTACTCTTGACTTTGGCCCGAAAGCCGAATTATGGATCGTGGCGAGAAACCTGGATCCGTCCACAGGTGATTTTCATCTTGCCTATAAATATGACATCTGGTCTCTTGTGCCGGATGGTCGTTGGGACGTTTATGTAGATGCCCACACCGGTGAAGTCATTGCCAGGAACGACCGTATCCACACCGCCGACGTGCAGGGAACTGCAAAAACCCGCTATGACAATACCCAAACAATCACCACCGACAGCTACAACGGATCCTATCGCTTACGTGAGGTAGGTCGAGGAAACGGAATCCAGACGATGGATGCCAATACAGGTACATCCACCGGTAGCGCTGTTGACTTTACGGACAGTGACAACAACTGGACCACCACTACCAACATGGATGATGCCGGCACGAATGCACACTTTGCAGCAGAAAAAATGTACGACTACCTGAAGGAGAAGCACAACCGCAACAGCATTGACGGAAATGGCTTTAAGCTGGTGGGATATGTTCACTGGGACAATGGTTGGGTCAACGCTTCGTGGAACGGCCAGTACATGCGCTATGGTGATGGCAACGGCGCCCCGCTGACCACCATCGATATCGGTTGTCATGAGGTAGCACACGGTCTTACCAGCGAAAGCGCCGATCTGGTGTATCAGGGAGAATCCGGTGCACTCAACGAATCTTTCAGTGATATTTTTGGAACCGCAGTGGAATGGTATGCCACCCCATCCAAAGGAGATTATCTGATGGCAGAAGATATAGGTGCCTTCAGAAACATGCAAAACCCGAACGCCTATAACCATCCCGATACCTACCAGGGTACCAACTGGGCTTCAACAAGTGGTGGTGATAACGGTGGTGTTCACACGAACAGCGGCGTTCAGAATTTCTGGTACTATCTTTTGAGTGAAGGAAAGTCGGGAACCAACGACAACGGCAATGCATACAGCGTGTCCGGCATCGGACGCGACAAAGCTGAAAAGATCGCCTTCCGCAACCTGACTGTTTACCTGGGAACCAATTCAGACTATTCAGATGCGCGTTACTATGCACTGGAGGCTGCCAAAGATCTTTATGGTGACTGCTCAACGGAATATATTGCCACAGCAAATGCATGGTATGCCGTGGGTGTAGGCAGCAAACCGAATTGTGCCGTGCCACCCACTCCGGACTTCGTAGCCGATGTGACCAGCAGTTGTGATGGAACGGTACAGTTCACCGACAACTCCACAAGCGCACCCACTTCCTGGTCATGGGATTTCGGAGACGGTCAGTCATCCACCCAACAAAACCCGACCCATACCTATACCACCAGCGGAACATTTACAGTAAAGCTTACCGCTGGCAATTCGTACGGGCAAAATACCGCTACCAAAACTTCTTACATCAACATCAGCTTACTCGGGAATCCCACCGTGCAGGATGGTCAGCGATGCGGAGCCGGTGTGGTTAATCTGTCCGCCTCAGGAAGCGGTAACACATGGAACTGGTATGATGCCGCTACCGGTGGAAACCTGGTAAATACCGGCACTTCATACAGTCCGAACGTAAGCACCACCACAAGTTATTGGGTTGAGGCCAAAGATGTCAAGGCTGCCCAAAAGGGAGGCCCTGCTGATGAGGCATCGGTTGGAACAGGTGGTTATTTTACGGCCAATGACCTGCGCGGTTTATTCTTCGACGTAACCTCGTCGGTTTACATAAGAACCGTTAAAGTTTTTGCCAATACCGCCGGAAACCGGGTGATTGATGTACTTCAGGGAAGTGATACAGGATCCGTGGTACATACCAAAACAGTGAATATTCCTGCCGGTGAGAGCCGGGTCACCCTTGATTTCCTGATGAACCCCGGCACCAATTATTTTATCAAAGTAACCGGTGCTACGGTAGACCTTTATCGCAATGATGCAGGTGGGACCTACCCATACAATGTGGGAGGTGTCATATCCGTCACCGGTACAAACGCTGGTTCCGCTGGTTATTATTACTTCTTCTACGACTGGGAGATCCAGGAGAAGGAATGTACCAGCGGCCGCACAGAAGTGGTGGCTACGGTTACCCCGAACAATGTGAACCCGGTAATCAATGTGGATGCAAGCAACAACCTCATTGTTTCGGGTGTAACCGGAAGCCCCACTTATCAATGGTATCTGAATGGCAATCCCATCCCGGGTGCCACCGGAAGCAGTTACACGCCGATTGAGAACGGCACTTACACTGTGGAAGTAACAGATGCCGGTGGTTGTGTAGGGATGTCCGATCCGATGGATGTGATCAATGTGGGTGTAGCAAATGCCGGACAGAACATGTCCGTGGCCCTCTACCCTAACCCTGCCGGAGATCAGGTAAGCCTTGCTTTAACAGCAACCGGTACGGTCAACATGGAGATCGTGAACCTGATTGGTGAAAGGGTGATGGCAAGGAGATTGAGCGAAGGTCGTCACGACCTTAACCTGCAACAACTACCCGACGGCGTTTACATGGTGAGGATTTCCACTACTGATAAAGGCCAGAAGATCATCCGATTGATAAAAGGAAACTAG